The following nucleotide sequence is from Gymnodinialimonas phycosphaerae.
GCCTGCACAGGTGTCTTACAGCGCGTCTTCGCCCGCTTCGCCTGTCCGGATGCGGATGGCTTGGCTGACGTCGGACACGAAGATCTTTCCGTCACCGATCTTGTCGGTCTTGGCGGCGGCGATGATCGTCTCGATGGCGGCATCGGCCATGTCGTCGGAAAGGACGACTTCAATCTTCACCTTGGGCAGGAAATCCACGACGTATTCTGCACCACGGTACAGTTCCGTGTGACCCTTCTGACGCCCGAAGCCTTTGACTTCGGTCACGCTGAGGCCCTGAATTCCGATCTCCTGGAGGGCTTCTTTCACTTCGTCCAGCTTGAACGGTTTGATGATTGCTTCGATTTTCTTCATGTTGCCGTCGTCCTCCTCGCCAAAGGCTTTGCGCCGTGACATCATTTTGCGCAGGCCGCGTCCATGCGGGACGGCGTGCAGCTTGAGGTTGCCCGATTGAATCTGCGCTTGCTGGCTATTCATTGTGCGTGGCGCCTAAAAAATAAGCATTAGTGAATCTCTGGGGAGAGGTCCATGGCAGAACTGATCACCGCCGCCCAGATGCGCGCGATCGAGGCCGAGGCGATCGCCAGCGGGCGCGTCACGGGCCTTGAGTTGATGGAGCGCGCCGGTCGCGGCGTGGTGGAGGCGATTTTCGAGGAGTGGCCCGAACTGGCCGCAACCTCCCGCAGGGCCGTGGTCCTGTGCGGGCCGGGAAACAACGGCGGCGACGGCTTTGTCGTGGCGCGTCTGTTGAAGGAGTGGGGCTGGGAGGTGGAGGCGTACCTTTACGGCGACCCCGACAAGCTGCCGCCGGACGCTCGGGTGAATTATGAGCGGTGGAATTCTCCGACGCGAAGCCTCTTTGACGTCAACGACGCTGAGATCTTCGATTTCGATGTTGTGGTTGATGCTCTATTCGGAACGGGGCTTGTGCGCCCAGTACAGAACCTCAGTAATCTCTTTGGGACGCTTCGTATGGGTATGGATACGGCCTCTCCCACGATACTGGAAGGCCCGCCGTTCATAGTTGCAGTGGATGCGCCGTCCGGCCTTGATATGGACAGCGGAAAAGTACTTGGCGAAACCGATGCGGGCCTTGAGACAGGTCTTCCAAGTTCGGCCGTTGCGCATTTGACGGTTGCTTTTCACAGTATGAAACATGGGCATATCCTCGCGGAAGGCCCGTCCAGGTGCGGTAAGGCGGTCGTCGCATCCATAGGAATTGAGGGCCGCCCGCCTGGCCAATTGGAAGCTCCGATTGAACTTGCGGACGTCGATTGCGTCGCCGGGATCGTGAAAAGGTCGGGCCATCACAAATACAACCACGGCCACGCGGTTGTTCTGTCCGGGGCGATGGGGCGTTCCGGGGCCGCGAGATTGGCGGCGCGCGCCGCCTTGCGGGTCGGGGCGGGGCTGGTGACGGTGGCTGCACCGGGCTCGGCAATGATGGAATGCGCCACGCAGCTCACTGCCATTATGCTGCGCAAGTGCAAGGGGGCGGAGGGGCTGGCAACACTGTTGGAAGACAAACGCCTGAACGCGCTGTGCCTCGGGCCGGGGTTGGGCGTGGGGCAGGAGACCCGCGATCTTGTGGGGGCGGCGCTGGCCGATCCGGCGCGAGGGGTGGTGCTGGACGCCGATGCGCTGACCTCTTTCGCCGACGACCCAAACGCCCTGTTTTCAATGCTCCATCCTAAGGTCGTTCTGACGCCCCATGCAGGTGAGTTTGCGCGCCTGTTCCCGGACATTGCCGACAAGTTGAACGCCCCGGCCACAACCGGCCCCGCCTATTCGAAGGTCGATGCAACGCGTGCCGCCGCAGAGCGGGCCGGATGTGTTGTCCTTTTCAAGGGGCCCGATACGGTCATTGCCGATCCTAATGGCGCCTTTGCAATCAATGCCGCCGTTTATGACCGTGCGGCCCCCTGGCTTGCCACCGCAGGATCGGGCGACGTGTTGGCGGGATTGATCACAGGGCTCATCGCGCGGGGACTGTCACCAATGCAAGCGTCCGAGACCGCCGCCTGGCTCCATGTGGAGGCTGCTCGGGCGTTTGGTCCCGGCCTGATTGCCGAAGATTTGCCCGAGATGCTGCCGCAGGTGTTTCGCGATTTGGGTCTGTAACATGCAGAAGCGGCACCCGTTGGGGCACCGCTTTTGGGTGAGGGGAACTCTTGTGTCGGGCGCTTCGGCGCCCTTTCCGATCAAGCCTTGGCTGCCACCTTCGGCTTGTCGGCAGAGGCCAGTTCAAGGCCGTCTGCGTAGATGATTTCCGGGGCGCCCAAGTAGAGCGACAGCATGATCTGCGAGCCGGTCGTCACGGTCCGGATGAATTGGCCATCGACCAGACGGGCTGCCTGGGGCGCGGCGATGTCCTTGCCCCACATAGCTTGTGCGCGCCAATCGCGGACCAGAACACGCTGGCCGGGCATCAAGGTGATGTCGGTGGAGGGTTTGCCACCAAGCGCATCGGCCGAGACAACAACGCGAGGCGTGCCTTCGGGCAGCGTATGGCGCATCACCGCTATCAGCTTGCGCACACCGCGCCGGGTGATGATGCGGTCGCCGGGGTT
It contains:
- a CDS encoding Hint domain-containing protein, translated to MTNSTPRPTARAGAKTDACEAGLAPGTTVLTMDGAIPVEFLNPGDRIITRRGVRKLIAVMRHTLPEGTPRVVVSADALGGKPSTDITLMPGQRVLVRDWRAQAMWGKDIAAPQAARLVDGQFIRTVTTGSQIMLSLYLGAPEIIYADGLELASADKPKVAAKA
- a CDS encoding NAD(P)H-hydrate dehydratase produces the protein MAELITAAQMRAIEAEAIASGRVTGLELMERAGRGVVEAIFEEWPELAATSRRAVVLCGPGNNGGDGFVVARLLKEWGWEVEAYLYGDPDKLPPDARVNYERWNSPTRSLFDVNDAEIFDFDVVVDALFGTGLVRPVQNLSNLFGTLRMGMDTASPTILEGPPFIVAVDAPSGLDMDSGKVLGETDAGLETGLPSSAVAHLTVAFHSMKHGHILAEGPSRCGKAVVASIGIEGRPPGQLEAPIELADVDCVAGIVKRSGHHKYNHGHAVVLSGAMGRSGAARLAARAALRVGAGLVTVAAPGSAMMECATQLTAIMLRKCKGAEGLATLLEDKRLNALCLGPGLGVGQETRDLVGAALADPARGVVLDADALTSFADDPNALFSMLHPKVVLTPHAGEFARLFPDIADKLNAPATTGPAYSKVDATRAAAERAGCVVLFKGPDTVIADPNGAFAINAAVYDRAAPWLATAGSGDVLAGLITGLIARGLSPMQASETAAWLHVEAARAFGPGLIAEDLPEMLPQVFRDLGL
- a CDS encoding P-II family nitrogen regulator, with amino-acid sequence MKKIEAIIKPFKLDEVKEALQEIGIQGLSVTEVKGFGRQKGHTELYRGAEYVVDFLPKVKIEVVLSDDMADAAIETIIAAAKTDKIGDGKIFVSDVSQAIRIRTGEAGEDAL